The sequence below is a genomic window from Myxococcales bacterium.
CCGCCGCGAGAAGGGATTCATCGACGTCGCATTCCTGCTCGGTGTCGCGGACCAATTCGACAGCCGCTCGGCCGTGAGCACTGACCTCGATCGCGACGGGCGCGTCGACCTGCTCGTGACGGAACATCTGGGCTTAGATGGAGAGACGCTGCACATCTACCGCAATCGCCTCGAGACCGGGAACGCCTGGATCGGTGTGGAGCTGCGCGATCAGGGCAACGGTGTGCCTTCACCAGTGGGCGCGTCGGTCACTGTCCACACAACCGGAGGGATCCAGATCGGGCGCGTAGTCACCGGCGAGACGCTGATGGGACAGCATGCGATGACGCTGCACTTCGGACTCGGCAAGGGGGAGCAGGTCAAGACGATCGAGGTGCGTTGGCCGAACGGCCTGAAGCGGATCCTGCGAAAGCCGGAACTCAACCGCTACCACCTGATGCTCACGACGTCAGGCGTGGGGGTTCCCGAAATCCTGGGGGTCAGCCTGGAAGTCCCATCGGGCGTGCCCCGGGGCCAGGAACTCTTGCAGGGCCTCTTGTCCAATTCCCCTGAACACGCCGACGATATGAATGGGATGAACAAATAGCCCGATGTCCAGCAACGAAAAACGTTGGAAATGGCTGGGCGCCATCGCGGGTCTCGTCGTCGCGCTGCAACTCGTGCCCATCGAGCGAGACAACCCGCCCGTTGAATTCGACTTGCCGGCGCCACCGGCAGTCAAGTCGATCATGAAGCAGTCCTGCTACGACTGCCATTCCCACGAAACAACCTGGCCCTGGTACGGATATGTCGCACCGGTGTCCTGGTATCTCGCCTACACCATCGCGGAAGCTCGCTCGGAGTTCAACGTCTCGACCTGGAAGAC
It includes:
- a CDS encoding heme-binding domain-containing protein, coding for MSSNEKRWKWLGAIAGLVVALQLVPIERDNPPVEFDLPAPPAVKSIMKQSCYDCHSHETTWPWYGYVAPVSWYLAYTIAEARSEFNVSTWKTYRPDKRRRLLRDALEEIEKEAMPPWEYLLLHGEARLSEQEHEILRDWITATED